The genomic interval AGCGCTGACCTGAAGGTGGGCCAGCTGCTGCTGCTGAAGCCAGCCCCCCCACAGACGTATGGGGTGCAGCCTGGTGACACGCTGTACGGACTGGCGCGCCGGGCAGGCGTGACCGTAGACGCCCTTCTGGCGGCCAGCAACCTGCCCCAGGACGCCGTGCTGAAGGTAGGGCAGGTGCTGACCCTGCCTCCGGGTGCGGCGCTTGCCCCACTGGCCGTGGGACCGGCGGCGCCGGCCACGACGCCCCGGACTCTGCCGGCCGGCGGGGTGAGCGGGTCACCGTTCCAGCCGGCGGCGCCGGCGCAGGTCACGCCAGTCCTGCAGCCTGGAGCGCCCATGCCGGGCGCCCAGGTGCCCGGCGCGGCCGTGACCACCGTTCTCCCGGACGCCACGTCGTGGCGTGGGGCCGCGATGGCGCTGCTGGACACGCCGTACGTGTTCGGGGGCAGCAGCCCCACCGGGACCGACTGCAGCGGATTCGTCCTGCAGGTTTTCACGCCGCTGGGGTTCTCGTTGCCCCGCACCAGTGCCGAGCAGGCCCGCGTGGGGCAGGACGTTCCACTGGCAGAGCTGTCGGCAGGCGACCTGGTGTTCTTCGACACCGGGGGAACCGGGCGGGTGTCGCACGTGGGCATCTACCTGGGGGACGATCAGTTCATCAGCGCCAATTCCTACCGGGGGCGGGTGTCGGTGGATCGCCTGAGTGCCGACCGGTACTGGGCGCCGCGGTTCGTCGGGGCGCGCCGGGTCCTGCCGGGTGTGGTGACGGCGCAGAGCCGTTAGAGACACCTGTTTCCGGCACAGATGGCCCGCGCCGCCCCTGAACACTCAGGGGCGGCGCGGGGGTGTGGTTCTGTCAGCTGTCGTCGGAGAGCAGTTCCGTGTCGAGAATGGCGCGGTACTGATCAAGGTTCTCGCCCTCACCGAGTTCACGGGCGATCTTTTCGATGGCGAGCCGTACGACCTCGCTTTTGCTGATCAGGCGTTCCGGGCTGGACAGTTCATAGGCTGTGCGGGTCAGCAGGGCGTCCTGCTCGTCGCTGATCACCACCTGCAGCCGTTTGCGTTCCTTCTTGGGCATGCCTCTCCTGAGCGGGGGAGCCACACGCCGCGCCGCAGGCGCGCTGGGGGCGGTGTGGCACGGTCCGTGCTGGCAGCGTATCACGCCTCTGGAGGCCCCTCAACATGAAGCTTCGGGCCGCCTGACTCTGATGACGCGGCTCATCCGCCTGGAACTCACGCCCTGTATGGTCGGTGTGGACGCCCTATGAGCACGATGTGTAACATGCACTCATGCCGCGCGTCGCTCGACACTTCATCCCACCCTCCGGCTGGCGCCCGGCGCCTGGCCGTCTGAAAGGAAACCCATGCACCTGACCCCACTGCACGTCCAGGGAGGCCGCGAACTGCGCGGCGAAATCGCCGTCCAGGGCAGCAAGAACGCCGCGCTGCCCATTATTGTTGCCACCCTGCTGAGCAGTGAACGGATCACCCTGCATGGCGTGCCCCGCCTGAGCGACGTGTACACCATCCTGGACCTGATGGCCCACCTGGGCACCCACCACAGCTGGGTGGGACCCAACAGTCTCGAACTGCACACCCCGCAGATCGTGAACACTGACGCGCCCTACGCGCTGGTCAGCAAGATGCGCGCCAGCTTCATTGTGCTGGGCGCCATCCTGGCACGCGCTGGAAAAGCCACCGTGTCCATGCCGGGCGGCTGCGCCTGGGGGCCGCGTCCCGTGGATCAGCACGTCAAGGCGCTGCGCGCCCTGGGCGCCGAACTCAGCGAGGACGGCGGGAATTTCGATGCGGTGCGCCGCGGCAGCCTCAGCGGGCATTTCATCTTCGAGCTGCTCACCGTGGGCGGCACGCACAACGCCATTCTGGCCGCCACGCTCGGAGACAGCGTGGTGACGCTGGAGAACGCCAGCATCGACACGGACGTTGTGGAACTGATCGAGTTCCTGAACAGGCTCGGCGCGGACATCCAGGGGGCCGGCACGAACACCCTGACCATCCGCGGCGTGCCGCACCTGCGGGGCGGCGAGTACACCGTGATTCCCGACCGCATCGAGGCGGGCACATTCATGATGCTGGCGGCCGCCACCCGCAGCTGCTTCACAGTCACGAACACCCGGCCCGACCACCTGCGCGCCGTGATCGGCAAGCTGCAGGAGATGGGCGTTGACGTGACTGAAGAGGGCAGCCGCCTGACCGTGGACGCCCGGAACCGGCAGCTGAAACCCGTGAACATCACCACGCAGAGCTACCCCGGGTTCCCCACCGACCTGCAGCCCCAGATGAGTGCCCTGCTGGCGACCGTGCCCGGCACCAGCGTGGTTCAGGACCCCGTGTATCCGGACCGGCTGACGCATGTCGCTGAACTTCACCGCATGGGCGCCAACATCACCGTCAGCGGCTACACCCAGGTGATTCAGGGAGCGGCCCTGCACGCCGCTCCGGTGAAGGCGGCCGACCTGCGCGCCGGCGCCGCCCTGTTTATCGCGGGCCTCACCTGTGAGGGCAGCACCGTGATTGACGGCGTGCAGTACCTCAACCGCGGCTACGAACGTCTTGCGCAGCGCCTTCAGGGCCTGGGCGCGAACGTCACCCAGAACGAACTGGCACCCGCCGCCGACTGAATCCCGCGCGCGTGGGCCGGTCCTTTTCCAAGGACAGGCCCTTAAGCCTGCCCGGGCGCAGCGAGGTCACATGACGCTGTGACTTTCCCGCAACAGCAGGGGCGCCCGGAACGCCGCGGGCCGCCAGTGCGTCTGTGCGTGGATGGCGTCCGGCGGGCAGGAGTGCAGGCACGCCATGCAGCCCGTGCAGGCGCTCAGGTTCAACAGGAGCTTCACGCCGCCGTCCGGTTGCAGGTCACGGGTGATGGCGTCTGTCGGGCACACGTTGGCGCAGACCGGACAGTCAATGCACGACTCGTCCACGATGGGCGCCGGCCAGAGCACCGCCGCGTCCTCAGGCGGCGCGGGCTTGAGGCTGCGGGCGCGCCACGTCCACTCCTGAGGCGTCCGGTCCTCCGGCACACTCCAGTTCACGAACGGCAGGGGGCTATCCGGAATGCCCTGCGCGAGGTGCTGTTTTCCCGCGCGGAACAGCGCCCCGAACGCACCGCGCCGGGAGACAGTCAGGGCGCGGCGCGTGTCTTCGGGCGCCGCGCGGCGGATGGTCACGTGCGCGGGCCGGCCGGTCGGGGCGCGCAGGCGCTGCGTTTCCTCCAGCACCCGCTCCAGGCGGGCGGGCACGTCGGGCGCCCCGACCGGGCAGTCCCCGCAGTCACCGTGAAGCAGGGTCAGGGGTGCGCCCCATGCGCCCGCCGCGGACAGCAGCGCGGGCGTCACGCGGCCCAGGCAGGTGAGGCTGGGCCCGCCGGCACCGCTCTGCGAGCAGGTGAGGCTGGCGTCGTCAGTCGCGCGGCTCTCCGGGCGCTGCTGGTCACGTACGCTCTGCAGCGCGGGCTCAAGGTTGTACTCCAGGGCGCCGCTGGGGCACACCTGCACGCACAGGCCGCAGCCGGTGCAGGCGGCCGGGTCAATCTGGACGCTGCCGCCCAGCGTGCCCAGCGTGATGGCCTGGTGGGGGCAGGTGGTGTGACAGGCGTCACAGCCGCCCACGGCCTGCCGTTCGAGCAGGCAGCGGGGCGCCGTAAAGCGCGGAACGTGATTCCCGGCATCGTCCAGCCGGGCCAGAACACCCTGAATCATGCCCTGAGTCTACGCGCCGCCCGCGGTGTCCCGCCGGGGCTGGACTTTCACTGTGATGGACGCCACACCTGCAACGCCCGGAAGGACCCCCACCACCTGCCCGGCCAGCACGGGAAGGCAGCCCGGACTGAGCGGGATGGCCACCCTGATGGAGAGGCGTGCGGTCCACCTGCCGCGCAGGGGGGCTGCCCCGACCGGCGCGGCCGTCGAGGACCGGCGGCCCCATCACGGGCCGGGGCAGCAGCCGCGCTTCCCAGCACGAACCACACCATGCCGGGCAGGCCGGGCAGCAGCAGGCCCAGCACGCCCAAGCCAGTGAGGAGAACCCCGGCCGCAATTCACCCGGGCCGGCGCCGGAGAGGGACAGTTACCGGCTGGGCGGAACGCGCCGCCGGACCACGCAGGGCGGCGCACCTTACCGTCACCTGGTCACGGGGTGCCCGGCGCCGGATGAACGGGGAGGGGCGCGGCGGGATGCGTCGGCGCGTCGTGAATGCGTCCGGCGTGGCCGCTGAGAAACGAGCCGTCGTACCCGCGCCGCCACGCCATGAGTTCCGCCAGGATGCTCAGCGCGACCTCCTCAGGCGCCTCGGCCCCCAGGCGCAGGCCCACCGGTGAGCGCAACCGCGCCAGTTGCGCGGCTGTGAAGGTCACGCCCTCAGCCTCCGGGGTGCTCAGCAGGTCCAGCGCGCGGCTCCGCGGCCCCAGCACACCCACGTACGGCGCGCCGGACTGCAGGGCGTGCTGAAGGCACACGCGGTCCCGGTCAAGGTGGTGATTCATGATGATCAGGTGGGCACGCGCTCCAGGCGTGAAGGCCGCGAGTTCTTCCGGGGCGAGTGGATGCAGGGTCGCGCCAGGGAAGCGGCCGGGTGTCAGATACGCGCCGCGCGGGTCGATCACGTGCACGTCGTACCCCAGGGCGTGCGCCTGCGCCGAGAGCGGCATGGCGTCATGTCCCGCGCCGTAGAGCACAAGCTGCGGCGGCGGGGTACTCACGTCGATGAACACGGGCGTGCCGTCGGGGGCGCTCAGGGTCGCGGCGCGGGGTTCGAGGTGCGTCAGGCGGGCGCCCGCCTGCGCCAGCGCAAAGTCATGCAGCGCCGGGCGCAGGGCGCCGTGGGTGCCGGCGGGCGTCACGAGCAGCCGTTCGCCGTCCACGGCGTCCAGGGGCACCACCAGCGCGGCCTTCTCTCCCTGCGCCAGGGCGTGCAGCCACGCCGCGCTCACCGGGTCGCCTGGGTCCACGCGTTCCACACGCACGTCCACGCTGCCGCCGCAGCCGATCCCCAGACCCCAGGTGGCGTCCTCGGACAGGTCGTAATGGGTGAGGCTGGGCCGGCCGGTCCGGATGACGTCCAGCGCCACCTCAACCACCTCGGCCTCCAGACAGCCGCCGGACAGCATGCACACCTGCGCGCCGTCGTCCAGAACCAGCATGCGGGTGCCCTCGCGGCGGTAGGCGCTGCCGTGTACGCCCACCACAGTCGCGATGGCTGCCCGCTGGCCGCGGGCGTGGGCGGAGTTCAGCGCCAGCAGCAGCGCCCGGGTCTCGGCAGCGTTCATGGTGCAGTCACTGTACTGTTCCTCAGGTTGGCAGAAGGTGGAGGGACACCCAGCGTTGCATCAAGTTCCCCTCACCCCGCGCGGTGGGGGCGCGGAGCACACTGACGGTATGCTGGACAATATTCTGAACACAGTGAAGCGCGGCGCGGAGCGCGTGCAGCGCCGCGGCGAGGAGGTCGCGTCCGCCACGCGGCTGCGCGTGGAGGTCTTCAGCCTGAGCCGCGAACTCGACGCGCTGTACGCCCGCCTGGGCCGCTCGTACCACGCCGGCGCGGACCTGGACGTCCTGACCGGTATCCGGGAGGAGATCCGCGGCGTGGAAGAGGAGATCCGTGCGCGCGAACGGCTGATCACGGAACTGGGCAGCGAAACGGAACCTGATCCCGCAGCGCCGGTCACGGCCGCGCCAGACACCTCCTCAACGCCCAGCGCGGACGCGGCAGGCCCGGCCGTGACCCCCTCCGCGGTGACCTTCACCGACCGGCCCGGCCCGACCGAACTGAACATCCCTGACGCCGTTCCCCGCCCTGCCCAGGAGGCCCGTATGCCTGACAACGACCCGTACCACACGCCCGCCGACCGCACGCCCGAGGAACGGCCCGCCGGGGCGCCCACCAGCCCGGACCCCACCATGCAGCACAGCGACGAGCGCATTGTGCCCGGCGACGCCCGCGCCGGCGTCGCGCTGGAAAACGAGCGTGACAAGGTCTTCCGCCACCAGAATCACCTGGATGAAGGCAAGGCCGCCAGCCGTGACCCGGATCCCCTGGACCAGTAAGCCGCGCCGCTGAGCGAACGCCCCGGCCGGGAAAGGCGGGCCGCCCGAACAGGAGCGGCCCGCCGAACGTTTCTGGCGGGAGCGGCGTTTTTCAGGGGTTCAGGTTTCGCGGATGAACTGAGGCGTGCGCTTCTCCTTGAACGCCGTCACGCCCTCCTCGTGCTCCCAGTGATCACCGGCCAGCTGCTGCAGCGCAGCCTCCTGATCCAGCGCTTCATCCAGGGTGCTGGTCATGCCGGCCACCAGCGCCTGCTTCGTAAGGTTCAGGGCGTGCGCGGGGCGGGCTGCGAGCCGCTCGGCGTAGGCCTGCACTGCCTCCTGGAAGGTGTCATCCGGGAACACCTGCTCACACAGCCCCAGGCGCAGGGCGTCGTCGGCACGGACGCGTTCGGCCAGAGCCATCAGCTCGAACGCCCGGTGGTACCCCACGAGGCGCGGCAGGAACCACGTGCTGCCCGAATCGGGCACCAGGGCAATGTTGGAGAACACCTCGATCAGGCTGGCCGACTGCGCCCACACGCGCAGGTCTCCGGCCAGGGCGAGGCTGGCCCCGGCGCCGGCGGCCACGCCGTTCACGGCACTGATCACCGGTTTGCTCAGCGTGCGGATCGTGCGGATCAGGGGGTTGTACGTGTGGTTCAGGTGCTCGGTGAAAGTCATGTCACGTCCCGACACGTCCCCCAGGTCCTGCCCGGCGCAGAAGCCGCGCCCCGCGCCGGTAATCACGACCACCCGGGCCTGCGCGTCGGTGTCGGCGCGCCGCAGGGCGTCCGTCAGGGCCAGCAGCAGGGCGTCGTTCGCGGCGTTGAGTTTGTCGGGGCGGTTCAGGGTAAGGGTGCGCACCCCGGCGCGCGTGGCTTCCAGAATCACAGGTCCGGTCATGCCTCCCAGCCTAACGTCCGTTCGGGGGCGGAGGGGCTCGGGACGGCTGCTACACTCCGGGACGTGAACGACGCCCTCCCCTCTCCCGCCCTGCCGGTCGTGCTGGCCCTGGACGTCAGCAAAAGGCGCATCGGGTTCGCGGTCAGCGCGGGCCGGCTGGCGTTCGGCCGGGGCAGCGTGGACCGCAAGCGACTGCCGCTGGACCTGAAGGCCGTGCGCCTGAAAGTGGAGGCGACCGGCGCGCAGGAACTGCTGCTCGGCCTGCCGCTGCGCACCGACGGTGGCCCGAGCCCCAGCGCAGACCGCGTGCGGGCGTTCGGGAAGATCCTGAGCGAGAAAGGGTACGTGGTGCGCTACCAGGACGAACGGTTCACCACCCGCCGCGCCCGTGAACTGGGCGCCGAGGACGAGGACGAAGCCGCCGCCGTGCAGATTCTGGAGCTTTACCTGCTCGGCCAGCAGGGCCGCACCTCCTGACCTGCTGTCTGGCGGACCTCCTGTCTGGCTGACGCCCTGTCCGGCCGGCCTGCGGACAACGTGTGTCCTGAAGGTGACGCGCCGCGCGGCATGCGCCGCGTCAAGCCCTGACCGTCGCCTTTGCAGGCCTATCCGGTCAGCCCGTCCTGCGCCGCGGCAGGGCGGCATACCGTTGATCCGAGTCCAAAGTTCTTTATACTCCCCGCATTCACAGTGAGCTGGTGCGGGTGAACCGGTTGGCCGCAACCGCAACGCGACCCGCGCCACGGAGGTGTTCATGCAGGGCAACATGATGGACGTTCAACTGACCGTGCCGACCATTCTGGAACGCATCCGCACGCAGTACCGCCCGCGCGAGGTGGTGAGCCTCCTCGTTGCCGGACGCGACGAGGCCGGCAATCCCGTTGCGCACAAGCACCGCACCACCTACGGGCAGGTGGCCGACCGCGCCCAGCGCCTCGCTGGCGGGCTGCTGAACCTGGGCCTCCAGAAGGGTGACCGGGTCGCCACCCTGGCCGTGAACTCCTTCCGGCACCTGGAAGCGTACCTGGGCGTGCCCAGCGCCGGACTGGTGCTGCACACCGTGAACATCCGCCTGCACCCCGAGCAGATCAGCTGGATCCTGCAGCACGCCGAGGACCGCGTGCTGCTGATCGAGAACGTGTTCGCCGCGATGATTCCCGCGATCAAGGCCGCGTGCCCCACGCTGGAGCACATCCTGGTGCTGGGCCCCACCCCGCACCCCATCGCGCTGCCCGGCGTGCATGACTACGACACCTTCGTGCAGGACAGCGCTCCCCTGACCCGCTACCCGGAACTGAACGAGCAGGACGCGGCCGCCATGTGCTACACGAGCGGCACGACCGGCAACCCCAAGGGCGTGGTGTACACCCACCGCTCCACGGTGCTGCACTCCCTGGCCAGCGCCCCCAAGGACGCCCTGAACGTGGGTGAGGCCGACACGGTGCTGCCGATCGTGCCGATGTTCCACGTGAACGCCTGGGGTCTGCCGTACACCTGCGCCATGTACGGCGCCAAGCAGGTGTACGCCGGGGTGTTCGCCGACGGCCGCAGTGTGGCCCGCCTGCTGCAGGAGGAGCAGGTCACGATCACGGCGGGCGTGCCGACCATCTGGCTGGGTCTGCTGGCCGAACTGGACCGGGCGCGGCAGAGCGGCGAGCCGTACGAACTGAGCGGCCTGGACCGCCTGATCGTGGGCGGCAGCGCCGCGCCCGAAGCGATGATCCGCGCGTTCCAGGACCGGCACGCCCTGACGCTGCTGCAGGCCTGGGGCATGACCGAAACGCACCCGCTGGGCACTGCCAGCGGCGTGCCGCACGGCGTGGACCCCACCAGTGACGAGGGGTACGCGCTGCGCGCCAAGCAGGGCCGCACTGTTCCCCTGATTGAACTCGACGTCCTGAACGACGAGGGGCAGCGCCTGCCGCACGACGGCAAGACCATGGGCCGCCTGATCATCCGCGGGCCCTGGGTGGCGAACAGTTACTTCAAGGGGGAAGGCCAGAGCAACTTCTTCGAGCTGGACGGCCAGCTGTGGTTCGACACGGGAGACATCGCCACGCTGGACGACCGCGGGTACATGCACATTCAGGACCGCGCCAAGGACCTGATCAAGTCCGGCGGCGAGTGGATCAGTTCCGTGGACCTGGAAAACGCCATCATGGCGCACCCGGCCGTGAACCTGTGCGCCGTGATCGCCATGGACGACACCAAATGGGACGAGCGGCCCCTGGCGGTCGTGACGCTCAATCCCGGGCAGAGTGTCTCGCATGAAGCGCTGATGGAGTTCATCGGGCCGAGGTTCGCGAAGTGGTGGCTGCCCGACGCGACGGTCGTGGCCGAGGCCCTGCCGATTGGCGCAACTGGAAAGATCCTGAAGCGTGAACTGCGCGATCAGTACCGCAGCTACGGCAGCGCGCAGGGCCTCGTGACGCCCGCCGCGCCTGACCGCAGCGAGTAGGCACAGCCCGGAAGCCCCCTGGTGTCCTCCGCTCTGTAAGGCGGGCCACACCAGGGGGCGTTCATCTGCCGGTGACCGCTCCGGAGGCGCCCGTCGCCGTACACTTGCGCCCATGGCGGTTTCGGTGAGTGGGCAGGTGGTGACGTTCACGCCCCCGGCAGGCGCGGCAGGCCTGATCGGTGACATGACAGACTGGCGCAAGCGCGACCCGATTCCAGTGTCGGGCGGACAACCGGTGCAGTTGCACCTGCCCCGCGGCGCGTGGGTGGAATACGCGTGGGTGGACGCGGCGGGCGAGGCGTTCGCCGACCCGGACAACCCGCAGAAGTCCCTGAACCCATGGTGGCCTTACCCACGCGCGGCGGTGGTTGGCGCGTACGCCCGGCACCCCCTGTGGCTCGCCCCCGAAGCGGCGCGGCGCGGCGCGGCGCACCGCCTGACCTGGGAAGGACAGGTGTTTCCCGGCACGCGCCGGGTGATTGTGTACACCCCGCACGGGTACGCTGGCACGGCGCTGCCGGTGTACTACGTGCAGGACGGCGTGGCGTTCTACCGCACCGGGAA from Deinococcus taeanensis carries:
- the murA gene encoding UDP-N-acetylglucosamine 1-carboxyvinyltransferase, yielding MHLTPLHVQGGRELRGEIAVQGSKNAALPIIVATLLSSERITLHGVPRLSDVYTILDLMAHLGTHHSWVGPNSLELHTPQIVNTDAPYALVSKMRASFIVLGAILARAGKATVSMPGGCAWGPRPVDQHVKALRALGAELSEDGGNFDAVRRGSLSGHFIFELLTVGGTHNAILAATLGDSVVTLENASIDTDVVELIEFLNRLGADIQGAGTNTLTIRGVPHLRGGEYTVIPDRIEAGTFMMLAAATRSCFTVTNTRPDHLRAVIGKLQEMGVDVTEEGSRLTVDARNRQLKPVNITTQSYPGFPTDLQPQMSALLATVPGTSVVQDPVYPDRLTHVAELHRMGANITVSGYTQVIQGAALHAAPVKAADLRAGAALFIAGLTCEGSTVIDGVQYLNRGYERLAQRLQGLGANVTQNELAPAAD
- a CDS encoding enoyl-CoA hydratase-related protein, with the protein product MTGPVILEATRAGVRTLTLNRPDKLNAANDALLLALTDALRRADTDAQARVVVITGAGRGFCAGQDLGDVSGRDMTFTEHLNHTYNPLIRTIRTLSKPVISAVNGVAAGAGASLALAGDLRVWAQSASLIEVFSNIALVPDSGSTWFLPRLVGYHRAFELMALAERVRADDALRLGLCEQVFPDDTFQEAVQAYAERLAARPAHALNLTKQALVAGMTSTLDEALDQEAALQQLAGDHWEHEEGVTAFKEKRTPQFIRET
- a CDS encoding C40 family peptidase, yielding MIQIRSFLPLLLTGALLVGGAGAQGAVTASAGDLRGQATVTVQVGDTAYSLARRAGLSVPELLTLNSLSSADLKVGQLLLLKPAPPQTYGVQPGDTLYGLARRAGVTVDALLAASNLPQDAVLKVGQVLTLPPGAALAPLAVGPAAPATTPRTLPAGGVSGSPFQPAAPAQVTPVLQPGAPMPGAQVPGAAVTTVLPDATSWRGAAMALLDTPYVFGGSSPTGTDCSGFVLQVFTPLGFSLPRTSAEQARVGQDVPLAELSAGDLVFFDTGGTGRVSHVGIYLGDDQFISANSYRGRVSVDRLSADRYWAPRFVGARRVLPGVVTAQSR
- a CDS encoding XdhC family protein; translated protein: MNAAETRALLLALNSAHARGQRAAIATVVGVHGSAYRREGTRMLVLDDGAQVCMLSGGCLEAEVVEVALDVIRTGRPSLTHYDLSEDATWGLGIGCGGSVDVRVERVDPGDPVSAAWLHALAQGEKAALVVPLDAVDGERLLVTPAGTHGALRPALHDFALAQAGARLTHLEPRAATLSAPDGTPVFIDVSTPPPQLVLYGAGHDAMPLSAQAHALGYDVHVIDPRGAYLTPGRFPGATLHPLAPEELAAFTPGARAHLIIMNHHLDRDRVCLQHALQSGAPYVGVLGPRSRALDLLSTPEAEGVTFTAAQLARLRSPVGLRLGAEAPEEVALSILAELMAWRRGYDGSFLSGHAGRIHDAPTHPAAPLPVHPAPGTP
- a CDS encoding RuvX/YqgF family protein, with product MNDALPSPALPVVLALDVSKRRIGFAVSAGRLAFGRGSVDRKRLPLDLKAVRLKVEATGAQELLLGLPLRTDGGPSPSADRVRAFGKILSEKGYVVRYQDERFTTRRARELGAEDEDEAAAVQILELYLLGQQGRTS
- a CDS encoding transcriptional regulator, with the protein product MPKKERKRLQVVISDEQDALLTRTAYELSSPERLISKSEVVRLAIEKIARELGEGENLDQYRAILDTELLSDDS
- a CDS encoding long-chain fatty acid--CoA ligase; this translates as MQGNMMDVQLTVPTILERIRTQYRPREVVSLLVAGRDEAGNPVAHKHRTTYGQVADRAQRLAGGLLNLGLQKGDRVATLAVNSFRHLEAYLGVPSAGLVLHTVNIRLHPEQISWILQHAEDRVLLIENVFAAMIPAIKAACPTLEHILVLGPTPHPIALPGVHDYDTFVQDSAPLTRYPELNEQDAAAMCYTSGTTGNPKGVVYTHRSTVLHSLASAPKDALNVGEADTVLPIVPMFHVNAWGLPYTCAMYGAKQVYAGVFADGRSVARLLQEEQVTITAGVPTIWLGLLAELDRARQSGEPYELSGLDRLIVGGSAAPEAMIRAFQDRHALTLLQAWGMTETHPLGTASGVPHGVDPTSDEGYALRAKQGRTVPLIELDVLNDEGQRLPHDGKTMGRLIIRGPWVANSYFKGEGQSNFFELDGQLWFDTGDIATLDDRGYMHIQDRAKDLIKSGGEWISSVDLENAIMAHPAVNLCAVIAMDDTKWDERPLAVVTLNPGQSVSHEALMEFIGPRFAKWWLPDATVVAEALPIGATGKILKRELRDQYRSYGSAQGLVTPAAPDRSE
- a CDS encoding 4Fe-4S dicluster domain-containing protein, which produces MIQGVLARLDDAGNHVPRFTAPRCLLERQAVGGCDACHTTCPHQAITLGTLGGSVQIDPAACTGCGLCVQVCPSGALEYNLEPALQSVRDQQRPESRATDDASLTCSQSGAGGPSLTCLGRVTPALLSAAGAWGAPLTLLHGDCGDCPVGAPDVPARLERVLEETQRLRAPTGRPAHVTIRRAAPEDTRRALTVSRRGAFGALFRAGKQHLAQGIPDSPLPFVNWSVPEDRTPQEWTWRARSLKPAPPEDAAVLWPAPIVDESCIDCPVCANVCPTDAITRDLQPDGGVKLLLNLSACTGCMACLHSCPPDAIHAQTHWRPAAFRAPLLLRESHSVM